From a single Pseudophryne corroboree isolate aPseCor3 chromosome 6, aPseCor3.hap2, whole genome shotgun sequence genomic region:
- the LOC134935895 gene encoding profilin-1-like, protein MSWDDYVKSMVGPDCQDAAIYGQNPPCVWACHPGGIFSKITPVQIQELLSADRNPLFINGVCLGTQKCSLIRDALHSPDSYMMDLRTKAAEGPTFNIAICKTNSALIFAMGAEGVYGGAIHTKTHDVGKYLRDQNC, encoded by the exons ATGTCCTGGGACGATTACGTAAAGAGTATGGTTGGACCCGATTGCCAGGACGCCGCCATCTACGGCCAGAACCCGCCCTGTGTCTGGGCCTGCCATCCGGGCGGCATATTCTCCAAAATCACG CCGGTGCAGATCCAGGAGCTGCTGAGCGCAGACCGCAATCCGCTCTTCATAAATGGCGTCTGCCTCGGCACCCAGAAGTGCAGTTTGATCAGGGACGCCTTACACTCTCCAGACTCCTACATGATGGACCTCAGGACGAAGGCGGCAGAGGGGCCTACGTTTAACATAGCCATATGCAAAACTAATTCAG ctCTGATCTTCGCAATGGGCGCTGAAGGCGTCTATGGGGGAGCGATCCATACTAAAACGCACGATGTGGGAAAGTACCTGAGAGATCAGAAttgctga